GTTATGCTTACAAGAATGTATTATACATACATTAGCAATGGTTTACTAAGTTAATAAACTGTGGAGACAGAATCATTGCAGTCAAGTTGTATAGTTGATGTAGTTCATTGCATTAGTGCAGTGTGTATTACAGAAGTTCCTTTGGTAgcattcatttcatttttcaaGATTTGCTTTCATCCAGGTTTTCATCTGTTAATTTCTTTGACCTCAGGACAGATTTATTTGTGGGGGGCGGGAATTGTGTGAAAACTAAAAGTAACTTCTTCAGCATACATCTTATGTAATAAGTATGGTTGACATTAGTGCAGGATTGACTCTCTCCATACACACatgcaacacacacacatgtataaTGTTAAAGTGAGTAGTAGATGCACTTGTAAAAGAAGTGACAGAGATAATGTTGAAGAATTTAGGGCAATGTGTTAATATTTGCTAATGTGTTGATGTTGTTAGAATTGCTATCCAAAACTCTAAATACTATTGCTGGTGCATAAAATCCTAGTAAAGTGAATTATTGGTAACAGAGGTCCCTAGAAAAAACAAGTCCTTTCAGGCATTGGAAAGGGTATCTTGGTTTAATTTCTTTTTCAAAGAAGAAGAACCTGTGTTTTCTGAAAAATCATTCCCCCCTCTCTTAaaactctttcttttttttaggccTAACTCCACCTACAACCCCTCCTCACAAAGCCAACCAAGATAATCCTTTCAGAACTTCACCCAAACTGAAGTCATCATGCAAGACTGTTGTACCACCCTTAAAAAAGCCCCGCTACAGTGAATCTTCCAGTTCTCAAGGAAATAATACAATCAAGAAGAGTCCAGAACAATCTGAGCTGTATGCACAGCTTAGCAAGACAACAGTCCTGTCCAGTGGCCATGAGGAGAGAAAGACAAAACGGCCAAATTTGCGGCTTTTTGGTGACCATGACTACTGTCAATCTGTGAATTCGAAAACTGAAATACATATTAAAATATCGCAGGAACTTCAGGACTCTGGACAACAAGAATTTAAAGATTCTTCATCTGTGTGGCAGTGTCAGATTTGTTCGTCTTTAGAACAAGACCAGTATTACAAGAGAGACACTTTACAGGCAAGTAAGCAGGGTTCCCTGTCTAACAGCCGAAAACAGCTCCAAGATCAGGAGATCCGGGCTGAACTGAATAAGCACTTTGGTCACCCCAGCCAAGCTGTTTTTGATGAAGAGGCAGATAAGGCCAGTGAATTGAGGGACAGTGATTATAGCAATGAACAATTCTCCAAACTACCTATGTTTATAACGTCGGGACTAGCTATGGATGGCCTCTTTGATGACAGTGAAGATGAAAGTGATAAACTATGCTACCCTTGGGATGGGACACAAGCCTATTCATTGTTTGATGTATCGCCTTCTTGCTCTTCTTTTAATTCTCCATGCAGAGATTCATTGTCTCCACCCAAATCCTTATTTTCTCAAAGATCCCAAAGGATGCGCTCTAGATCAAGGTCCTTTCCTCAACACAGGTCTTGTTCCCGTTCTCCATATTCCCGATCGAGATCAAGGTCGCCATGTAGCAGATCCTCTTCCAGGTACTGTCTgagaaaaatgcaggacaatatagcactttaaagactaacaagatggtttattagatgatgagctttcgtgggccagacccacttcctcagatcaaatagtggaagaaaatagtcacaaccatatataccaaaggatacaattaaaaaaaatgaacacatatgtctGAGAAATGCATTTGTAAATATAATGGACACAAAGGAAAATACattcagtagcagctgaatctAGAGCAGCTTCTTTTACTGCCTTTGAGATTATTAATACCAAAAAGCTTGTTGCCATTGTGATTTAAACTTCCCATTGTTTTGAGCACTCCCTAGTGGAGACAGTCAGATCAGAAATGAAACACAAATAGATCTAATTGTCTAACATTGCAGGAATTTGTGTATATACAGAACACACAGATCATACAGAACACACAGATCAGTCTCTCAAATGTGTGTCAATCTAATTGAAATCCATACAAGATAAAATTCACACTGGCTGCCTTCGTTCTCTGTCTAAGCATCAATAAGGGtcactgcaaaacaaaacaaaactcgcCACTCCAAGGCCCCTAAGCTAACTAGGGGATCACAACTGTCACTAGAAAAATCTCACAGATTAtttaagaatagccatactgggtcagaccaaaggtccatctagccaagtatcctgtctgctgacaggtgacccagaggaaatgaacagaacaggtaatcatctagTGATTCctatccagcctctgacaaacaggctagggacactattccttccCATCCTAGCTAACAGCCAATGGCAGACctatcatccatgaatttatctagctcttttttgaaccctgttatagtcttggattttacaacatcctctggcaaggagttccatagattaaCTGggagttgtgtgaagaagttgtttttttttgtttacctACTACCTATTAAGGTCATTTGGTGacttccagttcttgtgttagtgaaaggagtaaataactcttctttattcactttttccactccagtcatgattttatagacttctatcatatatccacttagtcatctctttttcaagctgattTCTTGAAAGAAATTGTAGGCTCATATAATATAAACATGGTGTCAGCAGCAATATTCCCTCTAGTCTtctccatctatgtgcagaataattttatgcatTCCGCAACAAGTGTGAATGTGCACAACAAGTAGAAATACAAAGCCTATctttgggtgctctgctaatcagttacactgcactggaatctctcctaagtggttacacaaacacacagcttacagggaacactggtcagcagTCTTGTACTAAATGACAAAAGCAAATAGCCTCTTGTTTTCCTTCTTACAGATCTTGTTACTATTATGAGTCCAGCCACTGCAGACACCAAGCATACAGAAGTTCTCCTTTATATGCAAGATCACGATCCAGATCACCATATAGTTGTAGACCCAGgtagtgtgttttgtttgtttttgactcactttttattttgttcttgtgAGATAATTAGACGCTCCAGAAATTGTATTATTCATTTTACTTTTCCACATTCAGGTACTTGATGTAATGATTAAGTTATATTTCCTAGATATGACAACTATGAAGAATATCAGCATGAAAGACTGAAGAGGGAAGAATACCGCAAAGAGTATGAAAAACGGGAATCTGAAAGGGCCAaacaaagggagaggcagagacAAAAAGCAATTGTAAGCAATGTGAAGATAACTTTCATTTTGaaagggttgttttgttttgtttttgaagggGGTAGATTACTAAAGTTAAGGCTAAagctttcttctttctcttcctttaTAAAGAACAAACAAAATCCACACAATAATCTCTTCACTCACATTCTTTAATATTTCTGATCTCTTAGGCTAATAtatgttttcatttaaattttcacTTTGTACAATTTTCTTTAAAGGACTGAaaattgtacatttcaaatcTAGTCATAGTCAACCAATAGGCTTTAATACACAAAGCTTTGTCACAGATAACAAGTAGCATTATTAAGCAATGGTCCCATCTATTCATCATAAAGATGCATGGAAATATGTGAATTTATTAGAGAAGCAGCATCTGATAAAGTGTATCATTTACCGACAATATGACACAAGTGTGTACTCCAACATTTCAGTTTGTTACACAAGAAGTAATAATAGGTGTCATTAAGTACACATCTTAACACTTGTGTCTTCATAGTACTCAAAAACTGAACCTAGAAATCCTGAAGTATAGTTCTGTTGTGGGAGGGCAAATGGGCCCATAATGACAAACACACCATCTCGATCTGTGTTCTGTCTCTGATGTTGTTAATATTAAGAGAGTTTATAGTAGCCATTTAAACTGGCCTTTTCTAATAAACAAGTGCTGTTTAATTACACTTTTTCTCAAAGTCTTCAAAACACCTGATGTAGTGGGGTTTTCTTTTCTATCCTAGAAGTCCCAGGCACATGGTGCAAGGGAAACTGTGCTGTTGCTGAGATCAGTAGCAGTATTGTAAAAGTAGAGAAGTAGGTTGGCTCCAGTAGGGAAGGGCAGAGGCTGTCTTCTTTGGTTCCATGCTGTCATTGTATGATAGTCTTTATAAAACTAAATGTGGGGCCGCTTTCAGTCTGGCATTTCCCCATGGCTCCCCTGTCCTCTTCTTTTGGTGGTCTGTTTTAGTGTCGCCTACTTTTCTGCTCATTCTCCTGTTCAGGGATGGGCAGGGCGAGCCCTATATCCACCAccccaggccccgtgcttcaagaagccccacgcatgtgCTGTGGCAAagcggggccccgcaaaattgggctgccttgggccccgcaaaatggtcatctgcccctgctcctgttCTTTCCATTCTGCCTTTTTCCTACTGCTCCGCCTTATCCTGCCCCTCCAGTTACTCTGCTCTATTCTATATGCCCAGTTTGGGCTCCCTTTAGTTTCCATAGCTCTTTtctaggacctgatccaaagctcattaaagtcaatggaagtagCTCCATTGTTTTCAGTGACTTTGTTTCAGACACTTACTCATTTAACTGACTGCTGCACTGACACATTTCTCCTCACACTTGTGAGGGCCTTAAATATTGAGATGAGGCCACAAAAACTGCATTGAAGGGTAGCAGTGTGGTGAAAGTAAGGAGGTACAACCTAGTGCACCACTCCAGAAGGAACAGACTGCACTCTGGCAAAAGCCAGCTAGgtgtgctgctctgcagaaggCAGGCAGGTGATTttaaggggctggctgggggcgtgtTGTAGGGAAGGCATGCATGCTTTCAGCTGGGTtactgggaggggctggcagccgcTCCCATCTGGCCACATTGCTCAGCTTCACTCCTGCCAGGGGGTCGGGTACAGAATTGGCACCTGTCCGGCTGACTCCTACACCACTCCGTGCCCCAAAATTCTGAACCCCTTGCACTCCACCCCACGCTTAATTTTCTTATTGGTACTGTTGTACCGCaccctgccctgaggcccagcCCCTGAATGGGGGCAGGTTGTGATAGTACAGTATATGTAAGTGATTTAAGTTTCTTCCCCTCTGCAGTGTGGGTTAGTGACTAGAAACCTGGAAAGGAACAAAGGGGGCCTGGATTCTATTTCCAGCTCTACTACTGCTGGCAACCAGGAGGAAATCACTTCCATTTTCTGGGCTGTAAAATGTTTGCTGGCTGTAAAATAtcttttgcaaagtgctttgagatctgtggatGAAAGTGCTCTCAAGGTCTGATCCAGCGCCCACTGACTTCAGCCTAGATCAGTCTCCGTAAGAACTGGCTGTTGTTACTCTTTCGTAAAATATCACTGTTGTATGCTAAGCCTTCACTTCCATTTTTACTTGCACTATAACTTTCTGGCTCAACAGTGTGAAAAAACAGTGATCTCAGTAAGCTACAGTACTGTGAagcgccagtgtaaacaggccccCAGCACTGTTAGATAATCCCCTCCTGGAAGTAATTTACATAGAGCACTGGAAGTGCTCTCTCCCATTGCTCCTGCCATGGCCACTCTTTCACTTTAAACACTGTTGCAGCTGCATTTCAATtttagaagtgtagacaaagtctaacTTCCAGTAACTGTAACTCTCACCTCCCCTTCTTTGTTAGGTACAGTGCTCATCGGAAACCCAAGTATAGTTCCCTCAGAAATATGTAATGTTACCTCAATTTCAGTTACTGTACTCATTGATATAAATAGTACAGAATCATGCAACTGAGTACATAAAAATATATTCGTAACTTCAAGCTGCGAACACCTTTGTTCTCTCATAGCCAGTCAAGTAAAAGTGAGGCGGCTGTGGAAGGTTACAGTAAGGACGGGGGTGAGggagaataaaaatgaaaacaaaatcaagGTCTCCCCAGCTGCATTTCCTGTATGTTAGAAGAGTTTTAGACATTTCAAAACCACAACTCCATTAAAAAGCAAGCACCTGCTGTGTATTTATCCGTAAATCAGTATTTACATAATCTAGCAGTGTGGCAAATTATATACTGTAAAAATACCAATAAATGCAGCATAATAAAAACATTGAGCCCTTGTGTATGTTGCAACAGAAGAAGCTGAAGTCATATGGGGGGGGTTGCTATCATAagcattcttttttaaaaatctgtataaAATCAAAGTAGGTCTGCTCTGTATGAATGAGCACTGGAGGTGAAATCCTTGCacgctgaagtcaatgacaaaatacccattgacttcagtgaaccaGGGTTTTACGTTGGGTCTCTCTGTCCCCTTCTCCAATGCTCCTCTTCTGAGAGAGCAATTTTTTCCACATCTTCTCTTTTTAAAGACTCTCCTCATTGCATCTTCAACAACAACAATCTCTTCTTCATATTCTTCCCTTGGGACACTCTTCTCACCCACCCTCTCATTTAGATTTCTTTATCCTCCATCTTATGACATTTCCCCAACTTCCCTTTGACTCTGCTTTCACTCTGGAAGGACTGATCTGTGTGTTCTGTATATACACAAATTCCTGCAGTGTTAGGCCCCACCACAGTCTCAGGCCACTGAGGTTGGATTGGACAGGTTTCTTTTCTTCACAAGAGACACAGAGATTCAGGAGCTAACTGCAGAAGTGCAAAGGTGGGAGGTTGCACAGGACTGGGTAGCAGTAGAAATAATTGAACTAAGTCCAGACAGATATTAATGGATCAATACACAGAATCAGCTAAATGATACAGCAACATAAATGCATCCAGAAGGCAAGGGTAGATATCTGAATTGGATAATTAAATCTGTCAAAGCCAAATGTGCGTAAATGCCTTCTGATTGCACATAGCCAGCAATTTATACATGAAGTTAGcatattcgaagttgcaaatgtgTATTTTAGTCACAAAATATTGACCAAAAATACATGTTTCCAAAATCTAGATGTCTGCTTGTAGTCCTGTGTGGTGACTGTTTCGGTGGATGTCCATTCAGTCTAGTCATGCAGAAACTGAGGCCAGGTTGAGACTGACTAAAACtctaggccaacattttcaaacatggATGCCTAAAAGGCCCCTAAATTCAGGTCTGACCATCTGAATAAAAGTGGTTTAATGTTCAAAAGCAGAGGCCCCCTCAACTCCCTTTGACATTAATTGAAAGTTAACTTCCTCAAAATGAGGCTACTTATTTGGGTGCCTCAATACCAATTTAACTATTAATTTTAGGCGATTGAGTGTGAAAATTGTGGCCTGAGACAATAAGTTGTTTTTAAATGGAGTTGAATAGTTTTATTATTGCTATTGTGCTATGCATCTGTTATGAaggtaaaaaaaattgcttgagctccGAAACCTCTCTCATTACTAATTAAACACTGGAAAGAACACTAAAAACAGCAGTGAAGATGCAGTGGTGTGCGTTTCAGTGCTGGCTATCAGTGCGAGTATGTAGTGTAGGAAGGCTGGGAGTGCAGGTCAGGCAGGGTTGTGCAGCCTGTGATGAAGAGTGTGCCACCATATCCCCATTGCTACAACTAGCACTAGTATGTCTGTGCAAGCTGCAAATCAGACCTTCGACTGCAATGAAGAGGTACCTTGAGACAGACAATACAGGGCTTTGTAGAAACCAAGACTCCAAACCAAAACAAGGGATGTGCAATGAAGATTCAGGAGTGTCTGATCCGAGCAGCTGCAGGTAATTTCTGAGCTGCTGCAGAGGCTAACACTGCCTGTATT
Above is a window of Pelodiscus sinensis isolate JC-2024 chromosome 5, ASM4963464v1, whole genome shotgun sequence DNA encoding:
- the PPARGC1A gene encoding peroxisome proliferator-activated receptor gamma coactivator 1-alpha isoform X3 produces the protein MCLWLPAAWLKKLLLAPANIQLNYNECSGLSTQNHANTNHRIRTSPVVVKTENSWSNKPKSICQQQKPQRRPCSELLKYLTTNDDPPQTKPTENRNSSKDKCISKKKPHLQSQAHHLQAKPTSLSLPLTPESPNDPKGSPFENKTIEQTLSVELSGTAGLTPPTTPPHKANQDNPFRTSPKLKSSCKTVVPPLKKPRYSESSSSQGNNTIKKSPEQSELYAQLSKTTVLSSGHEERKTKRPNLRLFGDHDYCQSVNSKTEIHIKISQELQDSGQQEFKDSSSVWQCQICSSLEQDQYYKRDTLQASKQGSLSNSRKQLQDQEIRAELNKHFGHPSQAVFDEEADKASELRDSDYSNEQFSKLPMFITSGLAMDGLFDDSEDESDKLCYPWDGTQAYSLFDVSPSCSSFNSPCRDSLSPPKSLFSQRSQRMRSRSRSFPQHRSCSRSPYSRSRSRSPCSRSSSRSCYYYESSHCRHQAYRSSPLYARSRSRSPYSCRPRYDNYEEYQHERLKREEYRKEYEKRESERAKQRERQRQKAIEERRVIFVGKIRADTTRTELRDRFEVFGEIEECTVNLRDDGDSYGFITYRYTCDAFAALENGYTLRRSNEPDFELYFCGRKQFCKSNYADLDSNSDDFDPASTKSKYDSMDFDSLLKEAQRSLRR